One genomic window of Halovivax cerinus includes the following:
- a CDS encoding type II toxin-antitoxin system VapC family toxin: MSIIVDTGVIYADHDRDATRHDVASDALDRVYDGALGQPVVSTYIYGEAVTLTDALSSRPAAAIALGKRLRGAGSYPSAFELCPVTDAEFDDAVTAFEQYTDQGLSFTDATIVAQVRRRSLDGVLSFDTDFDGLVERFDPKTVATR, encoded by the coding sequence ATGAGCATCATCGTCGATACCGGCGTTATCTATGCTGACCACGATCGAGACGCTACTCGACACGACGTCGCCAGCGATGCACTCGACCGCGTGTACGACGGTGCACTCGGCCAGCCGGTCGTTTCGACGTATATCTACGGCGAAGCGGTGACGCTCACCGATGCTCTATCCTCCCGACCGGCGGCTGCGATCGCGCTCGGAAAGCGACTTCGTGGGGCAGGGTCGTACCCGTCGGCGTTCGAACTGTGCCCTGTCACCGACGCAGAGTTCGACGATGCGGTTACTGCGTTCGAACAGTATACGGATCAGGGCCTCAGTTTCACGGACGCGACAATCGTCGCGCAGGTCAGGCGACGGAGTCTCGACGGCGTCCTCTCGTTCGATACCGACTTCGACGGACTGGTCGAGCGATTCGACCCGAAAACCGTCGCTACACGCTAG
- the glmS gene encoding glutamine--fructose-6-phosphate transaminase (isomerizing), producing the protein MCGIFGYVGDESAGPIVYRGLETLEYRGYDSAGLALREDGTEALTIAKRAGEVDELSVPEGPSSTCAIGHTRWSTHGPPTDANAHPHTDCANSVAVVHNGIVENHEQLAADLPDHEFTSETDTEVIPHLLEETLESDGLRSDGGSQAAGTTDVPVALRRGVESVTDRLDGSYAVAAVHAGSDCIVATRQESPLVVGHGDDASYLASDVPALVEHTRDVTYLEDGDVAVLQAGTVTVYRDGTVIEPEISTIDWDAEAAQKGGYDHYMRKEIHEQPSALRQALGSRVDVNAGTASLDVDFPQGYLESIQEIQLLAMGTSYYAGRYAATLFESLADVRATPIMASEYSYTGGRDPWRTLSIAVTQSGETADTLGALREASAAGARTMGVTNTLGSSVTREADDALFIRAGPEIGVAATKTFASQVSTLALLAIAVGRERGALSAAAAREHLEDLTGLPGAIQQVLDEEDRIRETAHELADSDAFFFVGREYGYPVALEGALKLKEISYDHAEGFASGELKHGPLALVTPETPVLAVLTDGAHPQETLNNVAEVQARGAPAIGVTSGTLEGGTLDEAFEVPDAGIFEPLVANVYFQLFAYHIANAKGRSIDKPRNLAKSVTVE; encoded by the coding sequence ATGTGTGGTATCTTCGGCTACGTCGGCGACGAATCGGCCGGTCCGATCGTCTACCGGGGTCTCGAAACGCTCGAATATCGTGGCTACGACTCCGCGGGACTGGCGCTTCGCGAAGACGGGACGGAGGCGCTCACGATCGCGAAACGCGCGGGCGAAGTCGACGAACTGTCCGTTCCGGAGGGACCGTCGTCTACCTGCGCCATCGGCCACACGCGCTGGTCGACGCACGGGCCGCCGACGGACGCGAACGCCCACCCGCACACGGACTGTGCGAACAGCGTCGCGGTCGTCCACAACGGCATCGTCGAGAACCACGAGCAGCTGGCGGCCGACCTCCCCGACCACGAGTTCACCAGTGAGACCGACACGGAGGTGATTCCGCACCTGTTAGAAGAGACGCTCGAATCGGACGGCCTTCGATCCGATGGCGGGTCTCAGGCCGCGGGCACGACCGACGTTCCTGTGGCACTCCGCCGGGGAGTCGAGTCGGTAACGGATCGTCTCGACGGAAGTTACGCGGTCGCTGCAGTCCACGCTGGGTCGGACTGTATCGTCGCGACGCGCCAGGAGAGTCCGCTCGTCGTCGGCCACGGCGACGACGCATCCTACCTCGCGAGCGACGTCCCGGCACTCGTCGAACACACACGTGACGTCACCTACCTCGAAGATGGGGACGTAGCCGTCTTACAGGCTGGGACCGTGACCGTCTACCGCGACGGCACGGTGATCGAGCCGGAGATCTCGACCATCGACTGGGACGCCGAGGCGGCCCAGAAGGGTGGCTACGACCACTACATGCGAAAGGAGATACACGAACAGCCGTCGGCGCTCAGGCAGGCACTCGGCAGCCGCGTCGACGTCAACGCCGGGACGGCGAGCCTCGACGTCGACTTCCCGCAGGGGTACCTGGAGTCGATCCAGGAGATCCAGCTGCTCGCCATGGGCACGTCCTACTACGCCGGCCGCTACGCTGCCACGCTGTTCGAGTCCCTCGCCGACGTTCGGGCGACGCCGATCATGGCCAGCGAGTACAGCTACACCGGCGGTCGCGACCCGTGGCGGACGCTGTCGATCGCGGTGACCCAGAGCGGTGAGACGGCCGATACGCTCGGTGCGTTGCGGGAGGCGAGCGCTGCGGGGGCCCGGACCATGGGGGTCACCAATACACTCGGCAGTTCGGTCACACGCGAGGCGGACGACGCGCTGTTCATCAGGGCGGGCCCGGAGATCGGTGTCGCAGCGACGAAGACGTTCGCCTCGCAGGTGAGTACGCTCGCCCTCCTCGCCATCGCCGTCGGTCGCGAGCGCGGTGCGCTCTCGGCCGCGGCGGCTCGCGAACATCTGGAGGACCTGACCGGGTTGCCTGGAGCGATTCAGCAGGTACTCGACGAGGAAGATCGCATCCGGGAGACGGCCCACGAACTCGCGGACTCGGACGCGTTCTTCTTCGTCGGTCGTGAGTACGGGTACCCGGTCGCCCTCGAGGGCGCGCTCAAATTGAAGGAGATCTCCTACGATCACGCCGAGGGATTCGCCTCGGGCGAACTGAAACACGGTCCGCTCGCGCTCGTGACGCCGGAGACGCCCGTCTTGGCCGTGCTGACTGACGGCGCTCACCCGCAAGAGACGCTGAACAACGTCGCCGAGGTGCAGGCACGCGGTGCGCCCGCGATCGGCGTGACGTCCGGTACGCTGGAGGGCGGGACGCTCGACGAAGCGTTCGAGGTGCCGGACGCCGGTATCTTCGAACCACTCGTGGCCAACGTCTACTTCCAGCTCTTCGCCTACCACATCGCCAACGCCAAAGGACGGTCGATCGACAAGCCGCGGAACTTAGCGAAGAGCGTGACCGTGGAGTGA
- a CDS encoding sugar phosphate nucleotidyltransferase, with protein MHEASVPAVVLAAGEGRRLTPLTHRRPKPMLPVANRPLLEYVVSAIAEAGVDRIVLVVGHRQERIRTYFGDGDDWNCSIEYVEQSTRLGTAHAVAQVESVVDGPFLVLNGDRIVDADLIRRTRERLLEAGSPVVSVTPSKRPSEYGVVELDGDTVVSIQEKPHAADPSSLINAGVYGFDPDIFDAIRETPQEAGELGITTTLASAAETESISAVRYRGTWLDVSHLWDLLYVTAATIDGGQRGSAAGAHESAAMADDVVVGENVRVGPNATVGGATALGANATVGSNAVVSNAVVFPDAVIEPGAVVRDAIVGENAHVGANVTIAGGSASVVVENEVHENVEFGGVIGDTAHVGGGVTVEPGTIVGDGVDIADGTSVSGRFETNAVVRRG; from the coding sequence ATGCACGAAGCGTCGGTCCCTGCGGTCGTCCTCGCTGCCGGCGAAGGGCGACGGCTGACCCCCTTGACCCACAGGCGTCCAAAACCAATGCTTCCCGTGGCGAACCGACCCCTCCTCGAGTACGTCGTCTCGGCCATCGCCGAGGCCGGCGTCGACCGGATCGTCCTCGTCGTCGGCCACAGACAGGAGCGGATTCGAACGTACTTCGGCGACGGCGACGACTGGAACTGTTCGATCGAGTACGTCGAGCAGTCGACCCGACTCGGAACCGCCCACGCCGTCGCACAGGTCGAATCAGTCGTTGACGGGCCGTTCCTCGTCCTCAACGGGGACCGAATCGTCGACGCGGATCTGATTCGACGGACGCGAGAGCGGTTGCTCGAAGCGGGGAGTCCGGTCGTCAGTGTGACCCCCTCGAAGCGTCCGAGCGAGTACGGCGTCGTCGAACTCGACGGAGATACCGTCGTTTCGATCCAGGAGAAACCCCACGCCGCTGACCCGTCGTCGCTCATCAACGCTGGCGTCTACGGGTTCGATCCCGACATCTTCGACGCGATCAGGGAGACGCCGCAGGAAGCGGGCGAACTCGGCATCACGACGACGCTCGCGTCGGCGGCGGAGACGGAGTCGATCTCGGCGGTCAGGTACCGCGGGACCTGGCTCGACGTCTCGCACCTCTGGGATCTGCTGTACGTCACGGCTGCGACGATCGACGGCGGTCAGCGGGGGTCCGCGGCGGGTGCACACGAATCCGCGGCGATGGCCGACGACGTGGTCGTCGGCGAGAACGTCCGTGTTGGTCCCAACGCGACGGTCGGCGGCGCGACCGCGCTCGGTGCCAACGCGACGGTCGGATCGAACGCCGTCGTTTCTAACGCCGTCGTCTTCCCCGATGCGGTGATCGAACCCGGCGCCGTCGTCCGGGACGCCATCGTCGGAGAGAACGCACACGTCGGCGCCAACGTGACGATAGCGGGCGGATCCGCCTCGGTCGTCGTCGAGAACGAGGTTCACGAGAACGTCGAGTTCGGGGGCGTGATCGGTGACACGGCCCACGTCGGCGGCGGCGTAACCGTCGAACCGGGGACCATCGTCGGCGACGGGGTCGACATCGCCGACGGGACCAGCGTCAGCGGACGCTTCGAAACGAACGCGGTCGTCAGGAGGGGATAA
- the glmU gene encoding bifunctional sugar-1-phosphate nucleotidylyltransferase/acetyltransferase, with the protein MQTVVLAAGKGTRMRPLTDRRPKPMVPVADRPLVAHTVDAAVEAGASRIVLVVGYEAEPIREYFGETHAGVPITYVRQERRLGTADAVRVAAAELDDAPFVVLNGDALFDQASLDSLFQGGPAVASVRVDDPTQYGVLDVADDVITGIVEKPAEPPSDLINAGAYLFPAGAREWLDVPESERGEHELTDVLERAIDRVDVRPVPLERWLDVGRPWELLEANEWKVAELVDEADADGEPGAVSARRGTVSDDATLRGPVVVEAGATVREGVTIEGPALVRSGATVGPNAYVRGTTLIGPDASVGHAVEIKNSVLMADAAVNHLSYVGDSILGRDVNFGAGTVVANLRHDDRPVELTVKGERVSTGRRKFGVVLGDEAKTGIDTNMNAGVTLSTGATTKPGESVTRDR; encoded by the coding sequence ATGCAAACCGTCGTCCTCGCTGCCGGCAAGGGAACCCGGATGCGGCCGCTGACCGACCGGCGGCCGAAACCGATGGTGCCGGTGGCCGATCGCCCGCTCGTCGCACACACCGTGGACGCCGCAGTCGAGGCGGGAGCCTCTCGGATCGTCCTCGTGGTCGGCTACGAAGCCGAGCCGATACGCGAGTACTTCGGCGAGACGCACGCGGGCGTCCCCATCACCTACGTCCGGCAGGAGCGCCGACTCGGGACGGCCGACGCCGTCCGCGTCGCGGCCGCCGAGCTCGACGACGCGCCGTTCGTCGTGCTAAACGGGGACGCCCTGTTCGACCAGGCGAGCCTGGATTCGCTCTTTCAGGGCGGGCCGGCCGTCGCGAGCGTCCGCGTCGACGACCCGACGCAGTACGGTGTACTCGACGTCGCCGACGACGTGATCACCGGCATCGTCGAAAAACCCGCCGAGCCGCCGTCGGACCTGATCAACGCCGGGGCGTACCTCTTTCCCGCTGGCGCACGAGAGTGGCTCGACGTCCCCGAGAGTGAGCGCGGCGAACACGAGCTCACGGACGTCCTCGAACGCGCGATCGACCGGGTCGACGTCCGACCCGTTCCCCTGGAACGCTGGCTCGACGTCGGTCGGCCGTGGGAACTGCTCGAAGCGAACGAGTGGAAGGTAGCCGAACTCGTAGACGAAGCGGACGCTGACGGCGAGCCGGGGGCAGTATCGGCCAGGCGAGGAACCGTCAGCGACGATGCGACGCTCCGTGGCCCCGTGGTCGTCGAAGCAGGAGCGACCGTCCGCGAAGGTGTGACGATCGAGGGACCGGCGCTCGTCCGCTCCGGCGCGACCGTCGGACCGAACGCGTACGTCCGCGGGACGACGCTGATCGGTCCGGACGCGAGCGTCGGACACGCGGTTGAGATCAAAAACTCCGTCCTCATGGCCGACGCGGCGGTCAACCACCTCTCGTACGTCGGCGACTCGATCCTCGGCCGCGACGTCAACTTCGGCGCGGGAACCGTCGTCGCCAACCTCCGCCACGACGACCGACCGGTCGAACTCACCGTGAAGGGCGAGCGGGTTTCGACCGGTCGCCGGAAGTTCGGCGTCGTCCTCGGCGACGAGGCCAAGACCGGCATCGACACGAACATGAACGCCGGCGTGACGCTCTCGACGGGCGCGACGACGAAACCGGGCGAATCGGTCACCCGGGATCGGTAA
- a CDS encoding phosphopentomutase/phosphoglucosamine mutase — MALFGTSGVRGPVGDAVTAELALSVGRAVGVDADRVVVGRDVRETGDLLVDAVAAGLRESGTDVVDVGVATTPTIARSVGWRHADRGIAVTASHNPPADNGLKLWDETGKALDRDSLATIERRIEHDETALVAWDDVGDRVTWSEAIDQHVEAIVDAVDRSAEVSASDAASIADPLSVVVDVGSGTGSITATALRELGYHVDTLNALPDGRFPARPSEPTAETCATLARVVETTDADLGVAHDGDADRLLAVADDGTVVDGDVLLALFGRDAVERAGEDDPDLDAGPADAGAVAASGDGHPLVAAPVNTSLAVDDALSEVGAGLTRTRVGDGYVAERAADPAVVFGGEPSGAWIWPDETPCPDGPLAACRLAALVTRDGPLSELAADVPSYPIHRASVETEEKGGVVESLAASIADGAGPEPIESTDDRDGLRVDLGDAWYLLRASGTQPLVRITAQARDDDRAKDVFESARELVTDAVENNFDGS; from the coding sequence ATGGCACTGTTCGGAACGAGTGGCGTCCGCGGCCCCGTCGGGGACGCCGTCACCGCTGAGCTTGCACTGTCCGTCGGGCGGGCTGTCGGCGTCGACGCCGACCGCGTCGTGGTCGGTCGAGACGTGCGCGAAACCGGCGACCTGCTCGTCGACGCTGTCGCCGCTGGCTTGCGCGAGTCGGGAACGGACGTCGTCGACGTGGGGGTCGCGACGACGCCGACGATCGCCCGGAGCGTCGGCTGGCGCCATGCCGACCGCGGGATCGCCGTCACGGCGTCGCACAACCCCCCGGCTGACAACGGACTCAAGCTCTGGGACGAGACGGGAAAGGCGCTCGATCGCGACTCCCTGGCGACGATCGAGCGCCGAATCGAGCACGACGAAACGGCCCTCGTGGCGTGGGACGACGTCGGCGACCGCGTGACGTGGTCCGAGGCGATCGACCAGCACGTCGAGGCCATCGTCGACGCTGTCGACCGGTCGGCCGAGGTGTCCGCTTCCGACGCGGCGTCGATTGCGGACCCCTTATCGGTCGTCGTCGACGTTGGCTCCGGGACGGGATCGATCACAGCCACCGCCCTCCGCGAACTGGGCTATCACGTCGACACACTGAACGCGCTCCCGGACGGTCGATTTCCGGCCCGCCCGAGCGAACCAACCGCGGAGACCTGCGCCACGCTGGCGCGGGTCGTCGAGACGACGGACGCCGACCTGGGGGTCGCCCACGACGGGGACGCCGACCGACTGCTCGCCGTCGCCGACGACGGGACGGTCGTAGACGGCGACGTCCTCCTCGCGCTCTTCGGGAGGGACGCCGTCGAACGCGCCGGGGAGGATGACCCCGACCTAGACGCGGGTCCGGCCGACGCGGGCGCTGTCGCAGCGTCTGGCGACGGCCACCCGCTCGTCGCCGCGCCGGTCAACACCAGCCTGGCCGTCGACGACGCGCTCTCCGAGGTCGGCGCCGGACTCACAAGAACCCGGGTCGGAGACGGGTACGTCGCCGAGCGGGCGGCCGACCCGGCGGTCGTCTTCGGCGGCGAACCGTCCGGCGCGTGGATCTGGCCGGACGAAACTCCCTGCCCCGACGGCCCGCTCGCCGCGTGTCGGCTGGCCGCGCTCGTCACCCGCGACGGACCGCTCTCCGAACTCGCAGCCGACGTTCCGTCGTATCCGATCCACCGGGCGTCGGTGGAGACCGAGGAGAAGGGAGGCGTCGTGGAGTCGCTCGCCGCGTCGATTGCGGACGGCGCCGGCCCCGAACCGATCGAATCGACGGACGACCGGGACGGCCTCCGGGTCGACCTCGGCGACGCCTGGTACCTCTTGCGCGCGAGCGGAACGCAACCGCTGGTCCGCATCACAGCCCAGGCCAGAGACGACGACAGGGCGAAGGACGTGTTCGAATCCGCACGAGAGCTGGTTACCGACGCCGTCGAGAACAATTTTGACGGCTCGTAA
- the aglF gene encoding UTP--glucose-1-phosphate uridylyltransferase AglF: protein MQAVVLAAGKGIRLEPLTEDTPKALVEVDGTPLVEDVFDNLIEIGATELIVVVGHLKEQIIERYDDEYRGVPITYAHQREQAGLAHAILQAEPHIDDDFMLMLGDNIFRGNLGDVVNRQQEDRADAAFLVEEVPWEEASRYGVLDTNEYGEVVEVMEKPDDPPSNLVMTGFYTFTPAIFHACHLVQPSDRGEFELPDAIDLLIQSGRTIDAIRMDGWRVDVGYPEDRDRAEELVQEAQAPEVTE from the coding sequence ATGCAAGCAGTCGTACTCGCAGCCGGGAAGGGTATCCGGCTCGAGCCGCTCACCGAGGACACCCCCAAGGCGCTCGTGGAAGTCGACGGAACCCCGCTCGTCGAAGACGTCTTCGACAACCTGATCGAGATCGGCGCGACTGAACTCATCGTCGTCGTCGGACACCTGAAAGAACAGATCATCGAACGCTACGACGATGAGTACCGTGGCGTCCCAATCACCTACGCCCACCAGCGCGAACAGGCCGGGCTCGCCCACGCGATCTTGCAGGCCGAACCGCACATCGACGACGACTTCATGTTGATGCTCGGCGACAACATCTTCCGCGGTAATCTCGGCGACGTCGTCAATCGCCAGCAGGAAGACCGTGCCGACGCAGCCTTCCTCGTCGAGGAAGTGCCCTGGGAGGAAGCCTCCCGATACGGCGTGCTCGATACGAACGAGTACGGCGAAGTCGTCGAGGTCATGGAGAAGCCCGACGACCCGCCGTCGAACCTCGTGATGACCGGCTTCTACACGTTCACGCCAGCGATCTTCCACGCCTGCCACCTCGTTCAGCCCTCCGACCGCGGCGAGTTCGAACTTCCGGACGCGATCGACCTCCTCATACAATCCGGCCGCACTATCGACGCCATACGGATGGACGGCTGGCGCGTCGACGTCGGCTACCCCGAGGATCGCGACCGCGCCGAGGAGCTCGTCCAGGAGGCTCAGGCGCCGGAAGTGACGGAGTGA
- a CDS encoding UDP-glucose dehydrogenase family protein — protein sequence MHVSIVGSGYVGTTVAACLADMGHEVVNVDIDEDIVDAINAGESPIHEPGLAPLIDEHAGGRLRATTDYDEIVDTDLTMLCLPTPQHEDGSLDLGPMRAASESLGEALADAGEGATGPLDDAGSDSHLVVVKSTVLPGTTEDVVGPIVAEAVGLTVGEDLDLAMNPEFLRMGTAVSDFQEPDKVVVGATSEDAAATLRDLYAPILERDGTDSVETDVRSAELIKYANNAFLASKVSLVNELGNIAKAYGADAYEVLDAVGLDDRISERFMRSGLGWGGSCFPKDINALRAGARDQGYEPGLLDAVVSVNDGQPDRLVSLLADHVALGGARIAVLGLSFKPHTDDVRESRSLPVIDRLRERGADVVAHDPVAIENVREYYGERDGDFEAADRPVSSHGPESSDGPEYGSLAFANSLTDALDGVDGAVLATDWPEYDELPVEAMDQRILVDGRRIDTDRDRLDAYEGLTW from the coding sequence ATGCACGTCTCCATCGTCGGCAGCGGCTACGTCGGGACGACCGTCGCGGCCTGTCTCGCCGATATGGGTCACGAGGTCGTCAACGTCGATATCGACGAAGACATCGTCGACGCGATCAACGCCGGCGAGTCGCCGATCCACGAGCCCGGACTGGCGCCCTTGATCGACGAGCACGCCGGCGGTCGTCTGCGTGCGACGACGGACTACGACGAGATCGTCGACACCGACCTCACGATGCTCTGCCTACCGACACCCCAACACGAGGACGGCAGTCTCGACCTCGGACCAATGCGCGCGGCGAGTGAGTCCCTCGGCGAGGCCCTGGCCGACGCCGGTGAAGGGGCAACCGGGCCACTCGACGATGCGGGGTCCGACTCCCATCTCGTCGTCGTCAAGAGCACGGTCCTCCCCGGGACCACCGAGGACGTCGTCGGGCCGATCGTCGCCGAGGCTGTCGGGCTGACGGTCGGCGAAGACCTCGACCTCGCGATGAATCCGGAGTTCCTCCGGATGGGGACCGCCGTCTCGGACTTCCAGGAACCCGACAAGGTCGTCGTCGGCGCGACGAGCGAAGACGCGGCCGCGACCCTCCGTGACCTCTACGCCCCGATCCTCGAACGGGATGGGACCGACTCCGTCGAAACGGACGTCCGCTCGGCCGAGCTCATCAAGTACGCGAACAACGCCTTCCTCGCGTCGAAGGTGTCGCTGGTCAACGAACTCGGGAATATCGCGAAGGCCTACGGCGCGGACGCCTACGAGGTGCTCGACGCGGTCGGGCTCGACGACCGCATTTCGGAGCGGTTCATGCGCTCCGGGCTCGGCTGGGGCGGCTCGTGCTTCCCGAAGGACATCAACGCGCTACGAGCCGGAGCCCGCGACCAGGGCTACGAGCCGGGCCTGCTCGATGCGGTCGTCTCCGTCAACGACGGCCAGCCCGACCGCCTCGTCTCGCTGCTCGCCGACCACGTCGCCCTCGGCGGCGCGCGGATCGCCGTCCTCGGGCTCTCGTTCAAGCCCCACACCGACGACGTCCGCGAGTCACGGTCGCTCCCGGTGATCGACCGACTTCGCGAGCGCGGCGCCGACGTGGTCGCCCACGACCCGGTCGCGATCGAGAACGTCCGAGAGTACTACGGGGAGCGAGACGGCGATTTCGAGGCAGCCGATCGTCCCGTATCCAGCCACGGTCCCGAGTCCAGCGACGGTCCCGAGTACGGGTCGCTGGCGTTCGCCAACTCGCTCACGGATGCTCTCGACGGCGTCGACGGCGCGGTCCTCGCAACCGACTGGCCCGAGTACGACGAGCTCCCGGTCGAGGCTATGGACCAGCGAATTCTCGTCGACGGTCGCCGGATCGATACCGATCGAGATCGCCTGGACGCCTACGAAGGATTGACGTGGTGA
- a CDS encoding methylated-DNA--[protein]-cysteine S-methyltransferase encodes MRVPLFGESIEIDDGLVDASPAEIRAQVAAYERGDRTRFDLMVRYPDGFLGEVMRAMAEIPPGETRTYGDLAATLDTAPVAVGQACGRNPVPLLVPCHRVVGSDGGLGGYSASGGVETKRRLLDHEARVETGSRQSRLPLDE; translated from the coding sequence ATGCGCGTCCCCCTCTTCGGCGAGTCCATCGAGATCGACGACGGCCTGGTCGACGCCTCGCCGGCGGAGATCCGCGCCCAGGTCGCGGCGTACGAGCGTGGAGACAGGACGCGTTTCGACCTGATGGTCAGGTACCCCGACGGCTTCCTCGGCGAGGTGATGCGGGCGATGGCCGAGATTCCGCCCGGAGAGACGCGGACGTACGGAGACCTGGCGGCCACGCTCGACACGGCGCCCGTCGCCGTCGGCCAGGCCTGCGGCCGGAATCCCGTCCCGCTGCTCGTTCCGTGTCATCGCGTCGTCGGCTCAGACGGCGGCCTGGGCGGGTACTCGGCATCAGGTGGCGTGGAAACGAAGCGACGCCTGCTGGATCACGAAGCTCGGGTCGAAACGGGGTCGCGGCAGAGTCGGCTGCCGCTCGACGAGTAA
- the aroC gene encoding chorismate synthase produces the protein MNGNRFGRLFQVTTYGESHGPSMGCTVSGCPAGLELSEDDIQRELDRRKPGQSQITTSRGEPDAVSIESGIQDGYTTGTPIGLTIENKDARSGKYEPFITAPRPSHGDFTYSAKFGTRNWGGGGRSSARETVNWVAAGAIAKTLLSREGIEIAAHVCQIGDVEASEVSFDEIRERVDETDVRCADLDAAERMQELVEEYQREGDSIGGGIYFEARGVPVGLGAPRFDSLSARLGQAMMAVPAATAFEFGLGREAREYAGTERNDEWEFSEDGAPAPTENDHGGIQGGISSGEPIYGEVTLHAPTSIPAEQQTVDWETGEVIEDAQVIGRHDPVLPPRGVPVVEAMLALTLADFMLLSGRITPDRVDGRPGEYDTDYHPENPRNE, from the coding sequence ATGAACGGCAATCGCTTCGGCCGGCTCTTCCAGGTGACGACCTACGGGGAGAGTCACGGGCCGTCGATGGGCTGTACCGTCTCGGGCTGTCCCGCCGGCCTCGAACTCTCGGAAGACGACATCCAGCGCGAACTCGACCGGCGAAAGCCGGGCCAATCGCAGATCACGACGAGTCGCGGGGAGCCGGACGCGGTCTCCATCGAGTCGGGGATCCAGGACGGCTACACGACGGGGACGCCGATCGGGCTCACGATCGAGAACAAGGACGCCCGCTCGGGCAAGTACGAGCCGTTCATCACGGCGCCGCGGCCCTCCCACGGGGACTTCACCTACTCCGCGAAGTTCGGCACGCGCAACTGGGGCGGCGGCGGGCGTTCGTCGGCCCGCGAGACGGTCAACTGGGTCGCCGCGGGCGCCATCGCGAAGACGCTCCTTTCGCGCGAGGGCATCGAGATCGCGGCCCACGTCTGCCAGATCGGCGACGTCGAGGCGTCCGAGGTCTCGTTCGACGAGATCCGCGAGCGCGTCGACGAGACCGACGTCCGCTGTGCGGATCTCGACGCCGCCGAGCGGATGCAAGAGCTGGTCGAGGAGTACCAGCGCGAGGGCGACTCGATCGGCGGCGGCATCTACTTCGAGGCCCGTGGTGTTCCGGTGGGGCTCGGTGCGCCTCGATTCGACTCGCTGTCGGCCCGCCTCGGGCAGGCGATGATGGCCGTCCCGGCGGCGACGGCATTCGAGTTCGGTCTCGGTCGCGAAGCCAGGGAGTACGCGGGGACGGAGCGCAACGATGAGTGGGAATTCAGTGAAGACGGGGCGCCCGCTCCCACCGAGAACGACCACGGCGGGATCCAGGGGGGCATCTCCTCGGGCGAGCCGATCTACGGCGAGGTGACGCTCCACGCGCCGACGTCGATTCCCGCCGAACAGCAGACGGTCGATTGGGAGACGGGCGAGGTGATCGAGGATGCCCAGGTGATCGGCCGTCACGATCCTGTCTTGCCGCCACGGGGCGTCCCGGTCGTCGAAGCGATGCTCGCGCTCACACTGGCGGACTTCATGCTCCTCTCTGGACGCATCACGCCCGACCGTGTCGACGGTCGGCCCGGAGAGTACGACACCGACTACCATCCGGAAAATCCGCGAAACGAGTAG